In Gossypium arboreum isolate Shixiya-1 chromosome 5, ASM2569848v2, whole genome shotgun sequence, a single genomic region encodes these proteins:
- the LOC108453304 gene encoding serine/threonine/tyrosine-protein kinase HT1-like isoform X1: MSEEANSWIRRTKFSHTVCHRLDSSRLGSFPLNLQSARNQDRSLGSKPRSTVASSIQKPVHNDPQIQPNPITNKQRSVSPVPQTVLPDTFKEAKSERRRSSTPHPQRKESEKRRVGKFFHKESHQTKRSGSPAPSSISSPLRHLGSLKVSDRSKGMKESAWTKYFDHAGGRVNAVDAADEHTVDLSQLFLGLRFAHGAHSRLYHGIYKEEAVAVKIIRVPDDDNGDLATRLEKQFDREVNLLSRLHHQNVIKFIAACRKPPVYCVITEYLSEGSLRAYLHKLDHKSLPLKKLIVIALEVARGMEYIHSQGVIHRDLKPENVLIDQEFHMKIADFGIACEEAYCDLLADDPGTYRWMAPEMIKRKSYGRKVDVYSFGLMLWELVAGTIPYEDMNPIQAAFAVVNKNLRPVIPKDCPPAMRALIEQCWSLNPEKRPEFWQIVKVLEQFESSLNRDGTLDWVPNSNCQDHKKGLLHWVQKLSPTHNPHFNAYVSSPMPKPKFS; encoded by the exons ATGTCAGAAGAGGCAAATTCTTGGATCAGGAGAACAAAGTTCTCTCACACTGTTTGTCATAGATTGGACTCATCTAGATTGGGCTCTTTCCCTTTGAATTTACAATCAGCCAGGAACCAGGACCGGAGTTTAGGATCGAAACCCAGGTCAACTGTGGCTTCTTCTATTCAGAAACCAGTTCATAATGATCCACAGATTCAGCCAAATCCGATCACCAACAAGCAAAGATCTGTATCCCCTGTCCCTCAGACTGTTCTGCCGGATACTTTCAAGGAAGCAAAGTCTGAGAGAAGGAGATCCTCAACTCCACATCCTCAAAGGAAAGAATCTGAGAAGCGACGTGTGGGCAAGTTTTTCCACAAGGAATCCCACCAGACAAAACGATCCGGTTCACCTGCACCGTCTTCCATTTCAAGCCCCCTTAGGCACTTGGGTTCCTTGAAGGTTTCAGATAGGTCAAAGGGCATGAAAGAATCAGCTTGGACCAAGTATTTTGACCATGCTGGAGGACGGGTTAACGCTGTAGATGCAGCTGATGAGCACACGGTTGATCTTTCCCAGCTATTTCTCGGGCTTAGATTTGCACACGGTGCGCATAGCAGGCTTTATCATGGCATATATAAGGAGGAAGCTGTTGCAGTTAAGATTATTAGGGTACCAGATGATGACAATGGAGACTTGGCTACTAGGTTAGAGAAACAGTTCGATAGAGAGGTTAATCTTTTATCTCGACTCCACCATCAGAACGTTATAAAG TTTATAGCAGCATGTAGAAAGCCACCGGTTTATTGTGTTATAACAGAGTATTTATCAGAGGGCTCATTAAGGGCCTACTTGCACAAGCTTGATCATAAGTCTCTTCCATTGAAAAAGTTAATTGTTATTGCTCTCGAAGTTGCTCGTGGAATGGAATACATTCATTCTCAAGGAGTCATTCATCGCGATCTTAAACCAGAGAACGTCCTTATTGATCAGGAATTCCACATGAAAATTGCTGATTTTGGTATAGCTTGTGAGGAGGCATATTGTGATCTACTGGCAGATGACCCTGGGACTTATCGTTGGATGGCACCTGAGATGATCAAAAGGAAATCGTATGGAAGGAAGGTGGATGTGTATAGCTTTGGACTAATGTTGTGGGAACTGGTTGCCGGAACAATCCCATACGAGGATATGAATCCTATCCAAGCTGCTTTTGCAGTTGTGAACAAG AATCTGAGACCTGTTATCCCCAAAGACTGTCCACCTGCAATGCGAGCTTTAATTGAGCAATGTTGGTCATTAAACCCGGAGAAGAGGCCTGAGTTTTGGCAGATAGTGAAGGTGTTGGAGCAATTTGAGTCGTCACTCAATCGTGATGGAACACTGGATTGGGTACCGAACTCAAATTGCCAAGATCATAAGAAAGGGCTGCTTCATTGGGTTCAAAAGCTTAGTCCAACGCACAACCCGCACTTTAACGCCTATGTTTCTTCACCTATGCCTAAACCTAAGTTCTCATGA
- the LOC108453304 gene encoding uncharacterized protein LOC108453304 isoform X2 — protein sequence MSEEANSWIRRTKFSHTVCHRLDSSRLGSFPLNLQSARNQDRSLGSKPRSTVASSIQKPVHNDPQIQPNPITNKQRSVSPVPQTVLPDTFKEAKSERRRSSTPHPQRKESEKRRVGKFFHKESHQTKRSGSPAPSSISSPLRHLGSLKVSDRSKGMKESAWTKYFDHAGGRVNAVDAADEHTVDLSQLFLGLRFAHGAHSRLYHGIYKEEAVAVKIIRVPDDDNGDLATRLEKQFDREVNLLSRLHHQNVIKEFHMKIADFGIACEEAYCDLLADDPGTYRWMAPEMIKRKSYGRKVDVYSFGLMLWELVAGTIPYEDMNPIQAAFAVVNKNLRPVIPKDCPPAMRALIEQCWSLNPEKRPEFWQIVKVLEQFESSLNRDGTLDWVPNSNCQDHKKGLLHWVQKLSPTHNPHFNAYVSSPMPKPKFS from the exons ATGTCAGAAGAGGCAAATTCTTGGATCAGGAGAACAAAGTTCTCTCACACTGTTTGTCATAGATTGGACTCATCTAGATTGGGCTCTTTCCCTTTGAATTTACAATCAGCCAGGAACCAGGACCGGAGTTTAGGATCGAAACCCAGGTCAACTGTGGCTTCTTCTATTCAGAAACCAGTTCATAATGATCCACAGATTCAGCCAAATCCGATCACCAACAAGCAAAGATCTGTATCCCCTGTCCCTCAGACTGTTCTGCCGGATACTTTCAAGGAAGCAAAGTCTGAGAGAAGGAGATCCTCAACTCCACATCCTCAAAGGAAAGAATCTGAGAAGCGACGTGTGGGCAAGTTTTTCCACAAGGAATCCCACCAGACAAAACGATCCGGTTCACCTGCACCGTCTTCCATTTCAAGCCCCCTTAGGCACTTGGGTTCCTTGAAGGTTTCAGATAGGTCAAAGGGCATGAAAGAATCAGCTTGGACCAAGTATTTTGACCATGCTGGAGGACGGGTTAACGCTGTAGATGCAGCTGATGAGCACACGGTTGATCTTTCCCAGCTATTTCTCGGGCTTAGATTTGCACACGGTGCGCATAGCAGGCTTTATCATGGCATATATAAGGAGGAAGCTGTTGCAGTTAAGATTATTAGGGTACCAGATGATGACAATGGAGACTTGGCTACTAGGTTAGAGAAACAGTTCGATAGAGAGGTTAATCTTTTATCTCGACTCCACCATCAGAACGTTATAAAG GAATTCCACATGAAAATTGCTGATTTTGGTATAGCTTGTGAGGAGGCATATTGTGATCTACTGGCAGATGACCCTGGGACTTATCGTTGGATGGCACCTGAGATGATCAAAAGGAAATCGTATGGAAGGAAGGTGGATGTGTATAGCTTTGGACTAATGTTGTGGGAACTGGTTGCCGGAACAATCCCATACGAGGATATGAATCCTATCCAAGCTGCTTTTGCAGTTGTGAACAAG AATCTGAGACCTGTTATCCCCAAAGACTGTCCACCTGCAATGCGAGCTTTAATTGAGCAATGTTGGTCATTAAACCCGGAGAAGAGGCCTGAGTTTTGGCAGATAGTGAAGGTGTTGGAGCAATTTGAGTCGTCACTCAATCGTGATGGAACACTGGATTGGGTACCGAACTCAAATTGCCAAGATCATAAGAAAGGGCTGCTTCATTGGGTTCAAAAGCTTAGTCCAACGCACAACCCGCACTTTAACGCCTATGTTTCTTCACCTATGCCTAAACCTAAGTTCTCATGA